Proteins from a single region of Pyrus communis chromosome 6, drPyrComm1.1, whole genome shotgun sequence:
- the LOC137736050 gene encoding calcium-transporting ATPase 8, plasma membrane-type-like: MCLKSLMKLETSKRLGITLFVGSNPRAVWQFVCHVLFISGVVVPKPSSTGDFPIGQEELVPVTRDHNFAALQQYGGVTGLGDLLKTNLDKGIHGDDADLLKRKNAFGSNTYPWKKASFWRFLWEAWQDFTLIILMVAAVASLALGIKTEGIKEGWYDGGSIAFAVLLVIVVKAVSDYRQSLQFQNLNEQKRNIHLEVIRGGRRVEVSIYDLLVGDVVPLNIGDQVPADGILITGYSLAIDESSMTGESKIVHKDSKDPFLMSGCKVADGNGTMLVTSVGSNTEWGMLMASISEDTGEETPLQVRLSGVATYIGIVGLTAAFLFFIVLLVRYFTGHTKDTTGNPQFTAGKTKFGRAIDGAIKIVTIAVTIVIVAVPEGLPLAVTLTLAYLMRKMMADKALVRRISACETMGSATTICSDKTGTLTLNQMTVVEAFTGERKIVLSGDKPDLSPMLSSLLIEGIAFNTNGSVYTPETGGDIEVSGSPTEKAILQLGIKLGMNFDAIRSESSLLHVFQFNSEKKRGGAAVKLPNSEVHIHWKGAAEIVLACCTKYLDPYDKLVAMDDEKSKIFRKSIEDMAARSLRCVAIAYRPHELEDVPTDGQLSEWALPDDDLVLLAIVGIEDPCRPGVGDAVRLCQKAGVKVRMVTGDNVQTAKAIAMQCGILAPDSDATEPTLIEGKDFRELSDKQREDCAEKISVMGRSSPNDKLLLVEALRRRGHVVAVTGDGANDAPALLQADIGLAMGIQGTEVAKESSDIIILDDNFASVVKVVRWGRSVYANIQTFIQFQLTVNVGALIINVVAAISTGDVPLNAVQLLWVNLIVDTLGAVALGTEPPTDHLMDRTPVGRREPLITNIMWRNLLVQAFYQVSALLVINFRGISILKLHGPNATTVKNTLIFNTFVLCQVFNLFNARKPDKYNIFQGTTKNFLFMGIVTVTLVLQIIIVTFLGKFTKTKPLTGDLWLISAVIAFTSWPVDIASERVQTSLNAFT, encoded by the exons ATGTGTCTTAAGTCACTCAT GAAGCTGGAGACCAGCAAGCGATTG GGTATTACCCTGTTTGTTGGGTCTAATCCTAGGGCGGTATGGCAATTTGTTTGTCATGTTCTGTTCATTTCCG GAGTCGTTGTGCCAAAACCAAGTTCTACTGGCGATTTTCCAATTGGACAAGAGGAACTAGTTCCTGTGACGAGGGATCATAATTTTGCTGCTCTTCAACAATATGGGGGG GTCACAGGCTTAGGGGACCTATTGAAAACAAATCTCGACAAGGGAATTCATGGAGATGATGCTGATTTACTAAAACGGAAAAATGCATTTGGGTCGAACACATATCCTTGGAAAAAAGCAAGTTTCTGG AGATTTCTTTGGGAAGCTTGGCAAGATTTTACTCTGATCATTTTGATGGTAGCTGCAGTGGCTTCTTTAGCGCTGGGTATAAAAACCGAG GGTATAAAGGAGGGATGGTATGATGGGGGCAGCATTGCTTTTGCAGTTCTCCTTGTCATTGTTGTCAAAG CCGTTAGTGATTACAGACAATCTCTTCAGTTTCAGAATTTAAATGAGCAAAAGAGAAATATACATTTGGAA GTCATTAGAGGTGGTAGACGTGTTGAGGTCTCAATTTATGATCTTCTTGTTGGTGATGTTGTACCCCTTAATATCGGCGATCAG GTCCCTGCTGACGGCATTTTAATAACTGGGTACTCACTTGCGATAGATGAGTCGAGTATGACTGGAGAGAGCAAGATT gTTCACAAGGACTCCAAGGACCCATTTCTAATGTCTGGCTGCAAAGTAGCAGATGGAAATGGTACTATGCTG GTAACTAGTGTTGGGAGTAATACTGAATGGGGAATGCTCATGGCTAGTATTTCTGAAGATACTGGTGAAGAAACTCCTTTGCAG GTGCGCTTGAGCGGGGTTGCGACTTACATTGGTATTGTCGGACTCACAGcggcttttcttttctttatagtCCTGTTGGTTAG ATACTTTACTGGCCATACAAAAGATACAACTGGAAATCCTCAGTTTACCGCTGGAAAGACAAAATTTGGACGTGCCATAGATGGAGCCATTAAAATTGTTACTATTGCA GTCACCATTGTGATAGTTGCTGTTCCTGAAGGGCTCCCTTTAGCTGTTACCTTGAC GCTTGCCTacttgatgagaaaaatgatgGCAGATAAGGCCTTG GTGCGGAGGATATCTGCATGTGAAACCATGGGTTCTGCAACTACAATCTGCAGCGACAAGACTGGAACCTTAACATTAAACCAG ATGACTGTTGTTGAGGCTTTTACGGGTGAGAGGAAAATCGTTCTCTCTGGCGATAAGCCAGACTTGTCTCCAATGCTGTCATCTTTGCTTATTGAAGGCATCGCATTCAATACAAATGGCAGTGTTTATACGCCTGAG ACTGGCGGTGATATAGAGGTTTCTGGATCACCAACTGAAAAGGCAATTCTGCAATTGGGAATCAAG CTCGGAATGAATTTTGATGCCATAAGGTCTGAGTCTTCACTTCTTCACGTGTTCCAATTCAACTCAGAGAAAAAACGAGGCGGTGCTGCAGTTAAATTG CCAAATTCCGAAGTTCATATACACTGGAAAGGGGCTGCTGAAATAGTCTTGGCCTGTTGTACAAAGTACCTGGATCCATATGACAAGTTGGTAGCTATGGATGATGAGAAG TCAAAAATTTTCAGGAAATCAATTGAGGATATGGCAGCTCGCAGTTTGCGTTGTGTTGCCATTGCTTATAGACCACATGAATTGGAAGATGTTCCAACTGATGGACAACTATCTGAGTGGGCATTGCCTGATGATGACCTTGTCTTGCTTGCTATTGTTGGTATAGAG GATCCTTGTCGGCCTGGGGTGGGAGATGCAGTGCGACTATGCCAAAAAGCTGGTGTTAAG GTGCGCATGGTCACGGGTGACAATGTTCAAACTGCGAAAGCAATTGCTATGCAATGTGGCATACTTGCTCCAGATTCAGATGCTACCGAGCCAACTCTCATTGAAGGAAAAGATTTCCGTGAACTTTCAGATAAGCAGAGAGAAGATTGTGCTGAAAAGATTTCG GTGATGGGGCGGTCTTCCCCCAATGACAAGCTTCTGCTTGTGGAAGCATTGAGGAGAAGGGGTCATGTTGTTGCTGTAACCGGAGATGGTGCTAATGATGCTCCTGCACTGC TTCAGGCGGACATTGGTCTTGCAATGGGTATTCAAGGGACTGAAGTTGCCAAAGAGAGTTCAGATATCATTATCTTGGACGATAATTTTGCTTCAGTTGTGAAG GTTGTTAGATGGGGTCGATCTGTATATGCAAATATTCAGACATTCATCCAATTCCAGCTTACAGTCAATGTTGGAGCACTAATTATAAATGTCGTGGCAGCCATTTCAACTGGTGATGTTCCACTAAATGCTGTTCAG CTTCTGTGGGTGAATCTTATCGTGGATACTCTTGGAGCTGTAGCATTGGGTACGGAGCCACCTACAGATCACTTGATGGACAGAACCCCTGTTGGTCGAAG AGAGCCACTTATAACAAATATAATGTGGAGGAACTTGTTGGTTCAG GCTTTCTACCAAGTCAGTGCCCTACTTGTCATCAACTTCCGAGGAATAAGTATACTGAAGCTGCATGGTCCCAATGCTACCACAGTGAAGAATACTCTGATATTCAATACATTTGTCCTATGTCAA GTTTTCAATCTATTCAATGCTCGAAAGCCCGACAAGTACAATATATTCCAAGGGACAACCAAGAACTTCCTTTTTATGGGAATAGTAACAGTAACTCTCGTACTTCAG ATTATCATCGTCACGTTCCTTGGGAAGTTCACTAAAACAAAACCCCTTACTGGGGATCTTTGGCTGATTTCAGCTGTAATAGCTTTTACCAG TTGGCCTGTCGATATTGCAAGCGAGCGAGTCCAAACCTCTTTGAACGCCTTCACATAA